A genomic segment from Maniola hyperantus chromosome 4, iAphHyp1.2, whole genome shotgun sequence encodes:
- the LOC138402206 gene encoding receptor-type guanylate cyclase Gyc76C isoform X3, with the protein MDVFVSAYFESFRKTFPLRSTHRGTETGAAERSSNAVSKSATKQSLRENATRSSHPIPQRNGTEANSSSAERSDAPAGELDDDAPNDRLLILSDELEIDSDARSVYEEILQAALLHEEARRTGVEIFRYNFFLYKSTVIEGRATWTRAARVAVTARQPLGAPERWAARVAVDATGELQLRRRGEARAAPDADQVRVADGGPAPPTTALALCAACALGGALAAGAAAAVCSRRNALRRAPRRPRASPVLAAADFAFPADERRVGEGMESMLGWLQQLHELREAPRPDLLRRPEPPPSAPSSTCSASRLAPDARTRYKGDPVHMKYLPAATLELRRKTVDILLVMQSLRHENLNPFIGKLNGVIVQGDPVHMKYLPAATLELRRKTVDILLVMQSLRHENLNPFIGKLNGVIVQGDPVHMKYLPAATLELRRKTVDILLVMQSLRHMKYTLTRAPCAGCLTEVRPALVWEACGRGSLEDVLVADDIGLDWTFRLSLLTDLVRGMRYLHQSPVRLHARLTSRNCVVDARWVLRVTDYGLPALAAAQALPYPPRTARELLWTAPELLREASSAAVPGGTQAGDVFSFGIVMQEVIVRGEPYCMLSLSPEEIVEKLRRPPPLVRPSVSLGAAPPDAVAVMRQCWSEQPDLRPDFARLLDLFRHMHRGRKTNIVDSMFEMLEKYSNNLEELIKDRTEQLDMEKKKTEQLLNRMLPRSVAERLLLGLRVEPETFEDVSVYFSDIVGFTALAARSTPEQVVDLLNDLYTTFDAAIEQYHVYKVETIGDAYMVVGGLPQRCADHAERVATMALHLLHLAGRFRIRHLPGAPLHLRSGLHSGACCAGVVGLTMPRYCLFGDTVNTAARMESSGAAWRVQLSGATAARLAAAGGFRLRARGLTQVKGKGAMLTYWLLGKDGFDKPLPAPPPLETEEVLFEAEGETEGDAPPARAARPAAAPPVERQGSDPCPAADKFAWQCPGAASAASSPPAALRRARYLRASAASVADAPDRWAGGGTRGLRRQWSLERGDALAAAAAEDGVSPPDAAVSPLEPLALRAAPMRTAPPRYRTRRVVSTLDVSAW; encoded by the exons ATGGACGTTTTCGTATCGGCTTACTTTGAATCTTTTCGGAAAACGTTTCCTCTGCGATCGACTCACCGCGGGACCGAGACCGGAGCTGCAGAGAGATCATCGAACGCGGTCTCGAAGAGCGCAACCAAGCAGTCTTTGCGCGAGAACGCAACGCGAAGCTCGCACCCCATTCCGCAGCGCAACGGTACCGAAGCGAACTCGAGCTCGGCCGAGCGCAGCGACGCGCCCGCCGGTGAGCTCGACGACGATGCGCCGAACGATCGCTTGCTGATTCTGAGCGATGAACTCGAGATCGATTCTGACGCGCGATCTGTATACGAGGAGATTTTACAAGCTGCTCTCCTTCACGAGGAGGCGAGGCGGACGGGGGTGGAGATATttcgttacaatttttttttgtataaaagtaCAGTCATCGAAGGGCGTGCGACGTGGACGCGTGCGGCGCGCGTCGCGGTGACGGCGCGCCAGCCGCTGGGCGCGCCCGAGCGCTGGGCGGCGCGCGTCGCCGTGGACGCGACTGGCGAGCTCCAGCTGCGGCGCCGAGGCGAGGCGCGCGCTGCGCCCGACGCGGACCAGGTGCGCGTTGCCGACGGCGGGCCAGCGCCGCCCACGACTGCGCTGGCGCTGTGCGCGGCGTGCGCGCTGGGCGGTGCGctggcggcgggcgcggcggccgCGGTTTGCTCGCGGCGCAACGCACTGCGCcgagcgccgcgccgcccgcgcgccTCGCCCGTGCTGGCCGCCGCCGACTTCGCGTTCCCAGCCGACGAGCGGCGCGTGGGCGAGGGCATGGAGAGCATGCTGGGCTGGCTGCAGCAGCTGCACGAGCTGCGCGAGGCGCCGCGCCCCGACCTGCTGCGGCGCCCCGAGCCGCCGCCCTCGGCGCCCTCCTCCACCTGCAGCGCCTCGCGCCTCGCGCCCGACGCCCGCACGCGGTACAAG GGCGACCCCGTCCACATGAAGTACTTGCCGGCCGCCACGCTCGAGCTGCGCCGCAAGACCGTCGACATCTTGCTGGTGATGCAGAGCCTGCGACACGAGAACTTGAACCCCTTCATCGGTAAGTTGAATGGTGTGATCGTGCAGGGCGACCCCGTCCACATGAAGTACTTGCCGGCCGCCACGCTCGAGCTGCGCCGCAAGACCGTCGACATCTTGCTGGTGATGCAGAGCCTGCGACACGAGAACTTGAACCCCTTCATCGGTAAGTTGAATGGTGTGATCGTGCAGGGCGACCCCGTCCACATGAAGTACTTGCCGGCCGCCACGCTCGAGCTGCGCCGCAAGACCGTCGACATCTTGCTGGTGATGCAGAGCCTGCGACACATGAAGTACACTCTGACGCGTGCCCCGTGTGCAGGCTGCCTGACGGAGGTGCGGCCGGCGCTGGTGTGGGAGGCGTGCGGGCGCGGCTCGCTGGAGGACGTGCTGGTGGCCGACGACATCGGCCTGGACTGGACGTTCCGCCTGTCGCTGCTCACGGACCTGGTGCGCGGCATGCGCTACCTGCACCAGTCGCCCGTGCGCCTGCACGCGCGCCTCACCTCGCGCAACTGCGTCGTGGACGCGCGCTGGGTGCTGCGCGTCACCGACTACGGCCTGCCCGCGCTGGCCGCGGCGCAGGCGCTGCCCTACCCGCCGCGCACCGCCCGAG AGCTGCTGTGGACGGCGCCGGAGCTGCTGCGCGAGGCGAGCTCGGCGGCGGTGCCGGGCGGCACGCAGGCGGGCGACGTGTTCTCGTTCGGCATCGTCATGCAGGAGGTGATCGTGCGCGGCGAGCCCTACTGCATGCTGTCGCTGTCGCCGGAAGAGATCGTGGAGAAGCTGCGGCGGCCGCCGCCGCTGGTGCGGCCGTCCGTGTCGctgggcgccgcgccgcccgacGCCGTGGCCGTCATGCGCCAGTGCTGGAGCGAGCAGCCCGACCTGCGCCCCGACTTCGCGCGCCTGCTGGACCTGTTCCGCCACATGCACCGCGGCAG aaaaacaaaCATCGTGGACTCCATGTTTGAGATGTTGGAAAAATATAGCAATAATTTAGAAGAATTAATAAAGGATCGCACGGAGCAGCTCGACATGGAGAAGAAGAAGACGGAACAGCTGCTGAACCGCATGCTGCCTCG GTCGGTGGCGGAGCGCCTGCTGCTGGGGCTGCGCGTGGAGCCCGAGACGTTCGAGGACGTGTCGGTGTACTTCAGCGACATCGTGGGCTTCACGGCGCTGGCGGCGCGCTCCACGCCCGAGCAGGTGGTGGACCTGCTCAACGACCTCTACACCACCTTCGACGCCGCCATCGAGCAGTACCACGTCTACAAG GTGGAGACGATTGGCGACGCGTACATGGTGGTGGGCGGGCTGCCGCAGCGCTGCGCCGACCACGCCGAGCGCGTGGCCACCATGGCGCTGCACCTGCTGCACCTGGCGGGCCGCTTCCGCATCCGGCACCTGCCCGGCGCGCCGCTGCACCTGCGCAGCGGGCTGCACTCGGGCGCGTGCTGCGCCGGCGTGGTGGGGCTCACCATGCCGCGCTACTGCCTGTTCGGCGACACCGTGAACACGGCGGCGCGCATGGAGTCGTCGGGCGCGGCGTGGCGCGTGCAGCTGTCGGGCGCCACGGCGGCGCGCctggcggcggcgggcggcttCCGGCTGCGCGCGCGCGGCCTCACGCAGGTCAAGGGCAAGGGCGCCATGCTCACCTACTGGCTGCTGGGCAAGGACGGCTTCGACAAGCCGctgcccgcgccgccgccgctcga GACGGAAGAAGTGCTGTTCGAGGCGGAAGGGGAGACCGAGGGcgacgcgccgcccgcccgcgccgcccgcccagccgccgcgccgcccgtgGAGCGCCAGGGCTCCGACCCCTGTCCTGCGGCAGACAAGTTcg CGTGGCAGTGTCCGGGCGCCGCGTCGGCCGCCAGCAGCCCGCCCGCAGCGCTGCGCCGCGCGCGCTACCTGCGCGCCTCCGCCGCCTCCGTGGCCGACGCGCCCGACCG CTGGGCCGGCGGCGGAACGCGCGGCCTGCGGCGCCAGTGGTCGCTGGAGCGCGGCGATGCGCTGGCGGCCGCGGCGGCCGAGGACGGCGTGTCGCCCCCCGACGCGGCGGTCTCGCCGCTGGAGCCACTGGCGCTGCGCGCGGCGCCGATGCGCACGGCGCCCCCGCGCTACCGCACGCGCCGTGTGGTGTCCACGCTCGACGTGTCGGCGTGGTGA